One window from the genome of Brachionichthys hirsutus isolate HB-005 chromosome 19, CSIRO-AGI_Bhir_v1, whole genome shotgun sequence encodes:
- the LOC137908651 gene encoding LOW QUALITY PROTEIN: alpha-synuclein-like (The sequence of the model RefSeq protein was modified relative to this genomic sequence to represent the inferred CDS: deleted 1 base in 1 codon), whose protein sequence is MNSFMKGFKEGVVSVAEKTKQGVTGAAGMTKDGVLLVGSKTKDGVTSVASMTASGASQVGGAVVTGVTAVAQKTAEGAGTIATATGLVKKDPAKQGDAQNREEPPADADAAEEEED, encoded by the exons ATGAACTCGTTTATGAAGGGCTTCAAGGAGGGGGTCGTGTCGGTGGCGGAGAAAACCAAGCAGGGGGTGACCGGAGCGGCCGGGATGACGAAGGACGGGGTTCTGCTCGTCG GCTCAAAAACGAAGGATGGAGTGACGTCAG TTGCCAGTATGACCGCGTCCGGGGCGTCTCAGGTGGGC GGGGCTGTGGTAACCGGAGTTACCGCCGTGGCTCAGAAAACCGCGGAAGGTGCGGGGACAATTGCTACTGCCACCGGATTGGTCAAAAAGGATCCGGCAAAACAG GGCGACGCCCAGAACAGGGAGGAGCCacctgctgatgctgatgctgctgag gaggaggaagactaa